From Pseudomonas sp. B21-028, one genomic window encodes:
- a CDS encoding HupE/UreJ family protein — translation MTPKRILGTLALLLAPTLAFAHPGHGDNGLIAGLGHPIGGLDHLLAMLAVGLWAAQQQGAARWALPGTFIGTMLLGGLFGFAGLQLPALESGIAASVLALGLAVALAVRPPLSLAVAATALFALFHGVAHELELPDMSSPWAYAAGFVAATAALHGAGFALVRALPRAAVPLVRLAGAASAGVGVWLLAG, via the coding sequence ATGACACCCAAACGCATTCTCGGCACTCTCGCCCTGCTGCTGGCCCCGACCCTGGCCTTCGCCCATCCTGGCCATGGCGACAATGGCCTGATCGCCGGCCTCGGGCACCCCATCGGCGGCCTGGATCACCTGCTCGCCATGCTCGCGGTCGGCTTGTGGGCGGCACAACAGCAAGGCGCCGCACGCTGGGCGCTGCCTGGAACGTTCATCGGCACGATGCTGCTCGGCGGCTTGTTCGGCTTCGCAGGCCTGCAGTTGCCGGCATTGGAAAGCGGGATTGCCGCCTCGGTGCTGGCTCTGGGCCTGGCGGTGGCGCTGGCCGTGCGTCCGCCATTGAGCCTGGCGGTTGCCGCAACGGCATTGTTTGCGTTGTTCCATGGCGTGGCCCATGAGCTGGAGCTGCCGGACATGTCGAGCCCGTGGGCGTATGCGGCCGGGTTCGTTGCTGCGACGGCGGCGCTGCATGGCGCAGGTTTCGCCCTGGTTCGCGCGTTGCCGCGAGCGGCTGTGCCTTTGGTGCGGCTGGCGGGCGCGGCTTCGGCGGGGGTTGGGGTCTGGTTGTTGGCTGGTTGA
- the ureG gene encoding urease accessory protein UreG: protein MNTQPLRVGIGGPVGSGKTALTLALCLALRERYNLAVVTNDIYTREDADFLVRNEALAPERIIGVETGGCPHTAIREDASINLEAVDQLNRRFPGLDLILVESGGDNLSATFSPELSDLTLYVIDVSAGDKLPRKGGPGICKSDLLVINKIDLAPLVGASLEMMDSDTRRMRNGKPFVFSNQKTGQGLDEIIAFIERQGLLTAA, encoded by the coding sequence ATGAACACACAACCCCTGCGCGTCGGCATCGGCGGCCCGGTGGGCTCCGGCAAGACCGCCCTGACCCTGGCCCTGTGCCTGGCCCTGCGCGAGCGCTACAACCTCGCGGTGGTCACCAACGATATCTACACCCGCGAAGACGCCGACTTTCTGGTCCGCAACGAAGCCCTCGCGCCGGAGCGGATCATTGGCGTCGAAACCGGCGGCTGCCCGCACACGGCCATTCGCGAAGACGCCTCGATCAATCTCGAAGCAGTGGACCAGTTGAACCGGCGCTTCCCGGGGCTGGATCTGATCCTGGTGGAGTCCGGCGGCGACAACCTCTCGGCGACCTTCAGCCCGGAACTGTCAGACCTGACCCTTTACGTTATCGACGTATCGGCTGGGGACAAGTTGCCACGCAAGGGGGGGCCGGGTATCTGCAAGTCCGACTTGCTGGTGATCAATAAAATCGACCTGGCACCGCTGGTAGGCGCCTCCCTGGAGATGATGGACAGCGACACCCGACGGATGCGCAATGGCAAGCCATTCGTGTTCAGCAACCAGAAAACCGGCCAGGGCCTGGACGAGATCATCGCTTTCATCGAGCGCCAGGGCCTGCTGACGGCGGCCTGA
- a CDS encoding urease accessory protein UreF: MNPAWALLRLASPQLPIGGYSYSQGLEMAVDNGQVETADDARQWIGDQLLLNLARFEAPLLLAHCTAAAADDWDALEQHCEAHRASRETRELYQESRQMGYSLQQLLGGLPELDGAARHFLEQRSEPHLALGWALAARAWDITPEDALAAWLWSWLENQLAVLMKTLPLGQQAAQRLTSELLPLLQQAQYNASNIDPEHYGSAAFGLSLACMAHERQYSRLFRS; the protein is encoded by the coding sequence ATGAATCCGGCCTGGGCGCTGTTGCGTCTGGCCAGCCCGCAGTTGCCCATCGGCGGCTACAGCTATTCCCAAGGGCTGGAAATGGCGGTGGATAACGGCCAGGTCGAGACGGCCGACGACGCACGCCAATGGATCGGCGATCAGTTGCTGCTGAACCTGGCGCGCTTCGAAGCGCCCCTGCTGCTCGCCCATTGCACCGCCGCCGCGGCCGACGATTGGGACGCCCTGGAGCAACACTGCGAAGCACACCGCGCCAGCCGGGAAACCCGCGAGCTGTATCAGGAAAGTCGGCAGATGGGCTATTCGTTGCAGCAACTGCTCGGCGGCCTGCCGGAACTCGACGGTGCCGCCCGACACTTCCTCGAACAGCGCAGCGAACCACACCTGGCCCTGGGCTGGGCCCTGGCCGCCCGTGCCTGGGACATAACCCCCGAGGACGCGCTCGCCGCCTGGCTGTGGAGCTGGCTGGAAAACCAACTGGCGGTGTTGATGAAAACACTTCCCCTCGGCCAGCAAGCCGCCCAGCGCCTGACCAGCGAGCTGCTGCCACTGCTGCAACAGGCCCAGTACAACGCTTCGAACATCGACCCCGAGCATTACGGCAGCGCCGCGTTTGGCCTGTCCCTGGCGTGTATGGCCCATGAGCGCCAGTACAGCCGTCTGTTCCGTTCCTAG
- the ureE gene encoding urease accessory protein UreE: protein MLVIHRRIDTQPRWDAELHLTFDARSKSRLRCFSAEGEDVGLFLERGQPPLHDGEYLQAEDGRIVRVCARPEQLLHVTCANGFELTRAAYHLGNRHVALQVGDGWLRLLDDYVLKAMLEQLGASVAAIEAPFQPEHGAYGGGHHHSRHGDEDFNYAPRLHQFGVRT, encoded by the coding sequence ATGCTGGTGATTCATCGCAGAATCGACACCCAACCCCGCTGGGATGCCGAGCTTCACCTGACTTTCGATGCCCGCAGCAAAAGCCGCCTGCGCTGTTTCAGTGCCGAGGGCGAAGACGTGGGATTGTTTTTGGAGCGGGGCCAGCCGCCGCTTCATGACGGCGAATACCTCCAGGCCGAGGACGGCCGCATCGTGCGTGTCTGCGCCCGTCCCGAACAACTGCTGCATGTCACCTGCGCCAACGGGTTCGAGCTGACGCGTGCGGCCTACCACCTGGGTAATCGCCATGTTGCCCTGCAAGTAGGCGACGGCTGGTTGCGCCTGCTGGACGATTACGTGCTCAAGGCGATGCTCGAACAACTGGGCGCCAGCGTTGCCGCCATCGAAGCCCCCTTCCAGCCCGAGCACGGCGCCTATGGTGGCGGCCATCACCATTCGCGGCACGGCGACGAAGACTTCAACTATGCACCGCGCCTGCATCAATTCGGCGTGCGCACATGA
- a CDS encoding TetR family transcriptional regulator translates to MLPRAEQKQQTRIALMDAARHLMESGRGFGSLSLREVARTAGIVPTGFYRHFDDMDQLGLALVSEVGQTFRETIRLVRHNEFVMGGIIDASVRIFLDVVQANRSQFLFLAREQYGGSLPVRQAIAQLREAISSDLAADLALMPKLQHLDLAGLSVMADLIVKSVFATLPDIIDPPAEAPPDHLTPQAKITQQLRFIFIGLKHWQGLGSTE, encoded by the coding sequence ATGTTGCCCCGCGCCGAACAGAAACAACAGACCCGAATTGCCCTGATGGATGCGGCCCGTCATTTGATGGAGTCCGGCCGGGGGTTCGGCAGCCTGAGCCTGCGCGAAGTGGCCAGGACGGCGGGCATTGTACCCACCGGTTTCTATCGGCATTTCGACGACATGGATCAATTGGGCCTGGCGCTGGTCAGCGAAGTGGGCCAGACCTTCCGCGAAACCATCCGGCTGGTGCGTCACAATGAATTCGTCATGGGCGGCATCATTGATGCCTCGGTGCGGATCTTCCTCGACGTGGTGCAAGCCAACCGATCGCAATTCCTGTTTCTTGCCCGTGAACAATACGGCGGCTCCCTGCCAGTACGCCAGGCCATCGCACAACTGCGCGAAGCCATCAGCTCGGACCTGGCCGCCGACCTGGCGTTGATGCCGAAGCTGCAGCACCTGGACCTGGCCGGGCTGAGCGTGATGGCCGACCTCATCGTCAAGAGCGTGTTCGCCACCCTGCCCGACATCATCGACCCTCCCGCCGAAGCGCCCCCCGATCACCTCACGCCCCAGGCGAAGATCACCCAGCAATTGCGGTTTATCTTTATCGGCCTCAAGCATTGGCAAGGCTTGGGCAGCACTGAGTAA
- a CDS encoding AsmA family protein, translating into MTRTSKILAWSLASLVVLLAVSVLVIVFFDWNRIKPTLNAKVSEELHRPFAINGNLAVVWQREPEEGGWRAWVPWPHVVAEDLSLGNPEWSKKPQMATLKRVELRISPLALLARRVTIPRVDLTEPDANLQRLADGRANWTFQFDPKDPDAEPSSWVVDIGAIGFDKGHVTLDDQTLKTRLDLLIDPLGKSIPFKDIVGEKAAKKVQDQGATPQDYGFAFKVDGQYHGQNLSGSGKVGGLLALQNASQPFPLQAQVKTPTTRVELAGTLTDPMNLGALDLRLKLAGTSLAHLYPLTGVTLPDSPPYETDGHLIAKLHEPDGALFRYEAFNGKIGDSDIHGDLAYVASQPRPKLSGTLVSNQLLFSDLAPLIGADSNTEQKARGSASKQPPDKVLPVEEFRTERWNAMDADVEFTGKRIVHSAQLPFTDLYTHLVLNNGQLSLEPLRFGVAGGRLDAQIRLNGQAHPLEGQAKLTARGFKLKQLFPGFEPMKTSFGELNGDADISGRGNSVAALLGTSNGTLKMLINDGAISRELMELAGLNVGNYVMGKIFGDKEVKINCAAADFDIKTGLATTRLFVFDTENAIIYIDGTANMATEQLDLTISPESKGWRLISLRSPLYVRGKFAKPSAGVKAVPLMLRGAGMVALGVIAAPAAGLLALVAPSGGEPNQCAPLLEQMKAGKAPVTVKPTR; encoded by the coding sequence ATGACACGCACTTCAAAAATCCTTGCCTGGAGCTTGGCCAGCCTTGTTGTCTTGCTGGCCGTGTCGGTGCTGGTCATCGTGTTCTTCGATTGGAACCGGATCAAGCCGACGCTCAACGCCAAGGTGTCCGAGGAACTGCATCGTCCATTCGCCATCAACGGCAACCTGGCGGTGGTCTGGCAGCGAGAGCCCGAAGAGGGCGGCTGGCGGGCCTGGGTGCCGTGGCCCCATGTGGTGGCCGAGGATTTGAGCCTGGGCAATCCCGAGTGGTCGAAAAAACCACAGATGGCCACGCTCAAGCGTGTCGAGTTGCGCATATCTCCCTTGGCCTTGCTGGCACGGCGAGTGACGATCCCCCGAGTCGACCTGACCGAACCCGACGCCAATCTGCAACGCCTGGCTGACGGACGCGCCAACTGGACCTTCCAGTTCGACCCGAAGGATCCGGACGCCGAACCGTCGAGCTGGGTAGTGGATATCGGGGCCATCGGCTTCGACAAGGGGCACGTCACGCTTGACGACCAGACCTTGAAGACCCGACTCGACCTGCTGATCGACCCACTGGGGAAGTCCATTCCGTTCAAGGATATCGTCGGCGAAAAGGCCGCGAAAAAGGTCCAGGACCAGGGCGCGACGCCTCAGGATTATGGGTTCGCCTTCAAGGTCGACGGGCAATATCACGGACAGAACCTCAGTGGTTCCGGCAAGGTCGGCGGCCTGCTGGCCTTGCAGAATGCGTCGCAACCCTTCCCGTTGCAGGCCCAGGTAAAGACCCCCACTACCCGTGTCGAACTGGCCGGTACCCTCACCGACCCGATGAATCTCGGCGCCCTGGACCTGCGTCTGAAACTGGCCGGCACCAGCCTCGCTCATCTGTATCCATTGACCGGCGTGACCTTGCCGGATTCACCGCCCTATGAAACCGACGGGCACCTGATCGCCAAGCTCCATGAGCCGGACGGGGCGCTGTTTCGCTATGAGGCATTCAACGGAAAGATCGGCGACAGCGACATCCACGGTGACCTGGCCTATGTCGCCAGCCAGCCACGGCCAAAACTCAGTGGCACGCTGGTGTCCAATCAACTGCTGTTCAGCGATCTGGCCCCGCTGATCGGCGCCGACTCCAACACCGAACAGAAGGCCCGTGGCAGCGCCAGCAAGCAGCCGCCGGACAAGGTGCTACCCGTGGAGGAGTTCCGCACCGAGCGCTGGAACGCGATGGACGCCGACGTGGAGTTCACTGGCAAACGCATCGTCCACAGTGCGCAGTTGCCGTTCACCGACCTCTATACGCATCTGGTGCTCAACAACGGACAATTGAGCCTCGAACCCCTGCGTTTTGGCGTCGCCGGTGGCCGGCTCGATGCGCAGATCCGCCTCAACGGTCAAGCCCATCCCCTGGAGGGCCAGGCGAAGCTGACGGCGCGAGGATTCAAGCTCAAACAGTTGTTCCCCGGTTTCGAGCCGATGAAAACCAGTTTCGGCGAGCTCAACGGCGATGCCGACATCAGCGGTCGCGGTAACTCGGTCGCGGCGTTGCTGGGCACGTCCAACGGCACGCTGAAAATGCTCATCAACGACGGCGCCATCAGTCGCGAGCTGATGGAGCTGGCGGGGTTGAACGTGGGTAACTACGTGATGGGAAAAATCTTTGGCGACAAGGAAGTGAAGATCAACTGCGCCGCGGCGGACTTCGACATCAAGACCGGCCTGGCAACCACTCGCCTGTTCGTATTCGACACGGAAAACGCGATCATCTACATCGACGGCACGGCGAACATGGCCACGGAGCAACTGGACCTGACCATTTCGCCGGAGTCCAAGGGCTGGCGGCTGATTTCCCTGCGCTCGCCCTTGTATGTGCGAGGCAAGTTCGCCAAGCCTTCGGCCGGGGTCAAGGCCGTGCCGCTGATGTTGCGCGGCGCTGGCATGGTGGCACTGGGTGTGATCGCCGCGCCGGCGGCCGGCTTGCTGGCACTGGTGGCCCCCAGCGGTGGCGAGCCGAACCAGTGTGCGCCGCTGCTCGAGCAGATGAAGGCGGGCAAGGCACCGGTGACGGTGAAGCCGACGCGGTAG
- a CDS encoding bacterioferritin: MSDMHLSDVTTLRERARQNVQNGAVTEGYNADRQEVVRLLNEALATELVCVLRYKRHYFMATGLKASVAASEFLEHANQEAEHADKLAERIVQLGGEPEFNPDLLTRNSHAQYVAGNTLKEMVYEDLVAERIAIDSYREIIQYMGDKDPTTRRIFEDILAQEEEHADDMADILADL, translated from the coding sequence ATGAGCGACATGCACTTATCCGATGTGACGACCCTGCGCGAACGGGCGCGGCAGAACGTGCAGAACGGCGCAGTGACCGAGGGCTACAACGCCGATCGACAGGAAGTCGTGCGTCTGCTCAACGAAGCACTGGCCACCGAGCTGGTGTGCGTGCTGCGCTACAAGCGCCACTACTTCATGGCCACCGGGCTCAAGGCCAGCGTGGCGGCCAGCGAATTCCTCGAACATGCCAACCAGGAAGCCGAACATGCCGACAAGCTGGCCGAGCGCATCGTGCAACTGGGCGGCGAGCCGGAATTCAACCCCGACCTGTTGACCCGTAACTCCCATGCCCAGTACGTGGCAGGCAACACCCTCAAGGAAATGGTCTACGAAGACCTGGTGGCCGAGCGAATCGCCATCGACAGTTACCGGGAAATCATCCAGTACATGGGCGATAAAGATCCGACCACTCGGCGCATCTTCGAAGACATTCTTGCCCAGGAAGAAGAACACGCCGATGACATGGCCGATATCCTGGCCGATTTGTAA
- a CDS encoding triacylglycerol lipase codes for MSQRCATRYPLVLVPGMLGFIRLVLYPYWYGIISALRRGGAVVVAVKVSPLHSSEVRGEQLLARIEEILRQTGAPKVNLIGHSQGALSARYAAARRPDLVASVTSVAGPNHGSELADYLLAHYPPNSAKGRMLSAVLRLINALMSLLETGYRGPKLPVDLHASHESLTTAGVARFNERYPQGLPDTWGGQGAEEVDGVRYYSWSGILQPGKTDKGRNLFDGTNSSCRLFARTFVREAGQCDGMVGRFSSHLGTVIGDDYPLDHFDIVNQSLGLVGKGAEPIRLFVEHAERLKAAGV; via the coding sequence ATGTCGCAACGCTGCGCCACTCGTTACCCGCTGGTACTGGTTCCGGGCATGCTCGGGTTCATCCGCCTGGTGTTGTATCCATACTGGTATGGGATCATTTCGGCGCTACGCCGGGGGGGCGCGGTGGTGGTGGCGGTGAAGGTTTCGCCGCTGCATTCGTCCGAGGTGCGCGGCGAACAATTGCTGGCGCGAATCGAGGAGATCCTGCGGCAGACCGGCGCGCCCAAGGTCAACCTGATCGGTCATAGTCAGGGTGCCCTCAGCGCCCGTTATGCGGCGGCCAGGCGCCCGGACCTGGTGGCCTCTGTCACCTCGGTGGCCGGCCCCAACCATGGTTCCGAACTGGCCGACTACCTGCTGGCCCACTACCCGCCGAACAGTGCCAAGGGGCGGATGCTCAGCGCGGTGCTGCGGCTGATCAACGCGCTGATGAGCCTGCTCGAAACCGGTTATCGCGGGCCGAAACTGCCGGTGGATCTCCACGCCTCCCATGAATCCCTCACCACTGCCGGGGTGGCGCGCTTCAATGAGCGTTATCCACAGGGACTGCCTGATACCTGGGGTGGACAGGGGGCTGAAGAGGTCGATGGCGTGCGTTATTACTCCTGGTCCGGGATCCTGCAGCCCGGCAAGACCGACAAGGGACGCAACCTCTTCGACGGCACGAATAGCAGCTGCCGCCTGTTCGCCCGCACGTTCGTGCGTGAGGCGGGGCAGTGCGACGGAATGGTCGGACGCTTCAGCTCGCACCTGGGTACGGTCATCGGCGATGACTACCCACTCGACCACTTCGATATCGTCAACCAATCCCTGGGGCTCGTAGGCAAGGGGGCCGAGCCGATCCGGTTGTTTGTCGAGCATGCGGAGCGCTTGAAAGCGGCCGGTGTATAA
- a CDS encoding PsiF family protein, producing the protein MTMLRVPLLMIGLLLCSQGFAATAQQTKMTTCNADATAKALKGDERKAFMSTCLKTKPPEVRGGTPQERMKTCNADATAKVLKGDERKAFMSDCLKNK; encoded by the coding sequence ATGACGATGCTGCGTGTCCCTTTGTTGATGATCGGTTTGCTGCTGTGTTCCCAGGGCTTCGCCGCGACGGCGCAGCAGACCAAGATGACCACCTGCAACGCCGACGCCACTGCCAAGGCGCTCAAGGGCGATGAGCGCAAGGCCTTCATGAGCACCTGCCTGAAGACCAAGCCGCCGGAAGTACGGGGGGGAACGCCGCAGGAGCGCATGAAGACCTGTAATGCCGACGCGACCGCCAAGGTGCTCAAGGGCGATGAGCGTAAAGCATTCATGAGTGATTGCCTGAAGAATAAATAA
- a CDS encoding AI-2E family transporter produces the protein MPTFSQRHVLLVISWVIIFGGLLLVLPLRLLPSLLAGLLVFELVNMLTPQLQRLIAGRRARWLAVALLGTLVVSVLSLIFAGAISFLLHEVENPGASLDKFMVVVDRARGQLPPFIDAYLPASAAEFRVAISDWMSKHLNDLQLVGKDAAHTFVTLLIGMVLGAIIALQRVPDLTKRKPLAAALFDRLNLLVSAFRNIVFAQIKISLLNTFFTGIFLAVVLPLFGIKLPLTKTLIVMTFLLGLLPVIGNLMSNTLITIVGLSLSIWVAVAALGYLIVIHKLEYFLNARIVGGQISAKSWELLMAMLVFEAAFGLPGVVAGPIYYAYLKSELKLLGMV, from the coding sequence ATGCCAACGTTTTCTCAGCGTCATGTGTTGTTGGTGATCAGTTGGGTGATCATTTTTGGTGGGTTGTTGCTGGTGTTGCCGCTGCGCCTGTTGCCAAGCCTGCTGGCCGGATTGCTGGTGTTCGAGCTGGTCAACATGCTCACCCCGCAATTGCAGCGATTGATCGCGGGCCGACGTGCCCGCTGGCTTGCGGTGGCATTGCTGGGCACCCTGGTGGTGAGTGTCTTGTCGTTGATCTTCGCCGGGGCAATCAGTTTCCTGCTGCATGAAGTGGAGAACCCCGGTGCATCCCTGGACAAGTTCATGGTCGTGGTCGACCGCGCCCGCGGACAGTTGCCACCCTTCATCGACGCCTACCTGCCGGCCAGCGCCGCCGAGTTCCGGGTGGCGATCAGCGACTGGATGAGCAAGCACCTGAACGACCTGCAACTGGTGGGCAAGGACGCGGCCCACACGTTCGTGACATTACTGATCGGCATGGTGCTGGGAGCGATCATTGCCTTGCAGCGCGTCCCCGACCTGACCAAGCGCAAGCCTCTGGCCGCCGCACTGTTCGATCGCCTGAATCTGTTGGTCAGCGCGTTCCGCAACATTGTCTTCGCCCAGATCAAGATTTCCCTGCTCAACACCTTTTTCACCGGAATCTTCCTGGCGGTGGTGCTGCCGCTGTTCGGCATCAAGCTGCCGCTGACCAAGACCCTGATCGTGATGACCTTCCTGCTGGGGTTGCTGCCGGTCATCGGCAACCTGATGTCCAACACCCTGATCACCATCGTCGGCCTGTCGCTGTCGATCTGGGTCGCCGTGGCCGCGCTGGGTTACCTGATCGTGATCCACAAGCTCGAATACTTCCTCAACGCCCGCATCGTGGGTGGACAGATCAGCGCCAAGTCCTGGGAACTGCTTATGGCGATGCTGGTGTTCGAAGCGGCGTTCGGCTTGCCGGGGGTGGTGGCGGGGCCGATTTATTATGCGTACCTCAAGAGCGAGTTGAAGCTGTTGGGCATGGTCTAG
- a CDS encoding Hsp70 family protein translates to MKNASPARACGIDFGTSNSTVGWLRPGMETLIALEDDKITLPSVVFFNLEERRPVYGRLALHEYLEGYEGRLMRSLKSLLGSKLIKHDTSVLGTAMPFKDLLGLFIGQLKKRAEATAGREFEEVVLGRPVFFVDDDELADQEAENTLVDVARAIGFKEVSFQYEPIAAAFDYESTIEKEELVLIVDIGGGTSDFSLVRLSPERRTHDNRHADILATGGVHIGGTDFDKQLSLQGLMPLFGYGSRMKSGAYMPTSHHMNLATWHTINAVYAQKSTLALNSMRYDIEDTGGIDRLFKLIEQRAGHWLAMEVEETKIQLTHADQRHVALDRIEPGLSVDLSRALFESAIDGLLERVRASVTQLLDDANIGVAQVDTVFFTGGSSGIPALRNSVSAMLPLARHVEGNIFGSIGSGLAIEAMKRYG, encoded by the coding sequence ATGAAAAACGCATCCCCGGCCCGTGCCTGCGGCATCGACTTCGGCACGTCCAACTCCACCGTCGGCTGGCTGCGCCCCGGCATGGAAACGCTGATCGCGCTGGAGGACGACAAGATCACCCTGCCCTCGGTGGTGTTTTTCAATCTGGAGGAGCGCCGCCCGGTCTACGGCCGCCTGGCCCTGCACGAGTACCTGGAAGGCTACGAAGGCCGGCTGATGCGCTCGCTCAAGAGCCTGCTGGGCTCCAAGCTGATCAAGCACGACACCAGCGTGCTGGGCACGGCGATGCCATTCAAGGACTTGCTGGGCCTGTTCATCGGCCAATTGAAGAAGCGCGCCGAGGCCACCGCCGGTCGGGAATTCGAGGAAGTGGTGCTGGGGCGCCCGGTGTTTTTCGTCGATGACGATGAGCTGGCGGACCAGGAGGCCGAGAACACCTTGGTGGATGTGGCCCGCGCCATCGGTTTCAAGGAAGTCTCGTTCCAGTACGAACCCATCGCGGCGGCATTCGATTATGAATCGACCATCGAAAAGGAAGAGCTGGTGCTGATCGTCGACATCGGCGGCGGTACTTCGGACTTCTCCCTGGTGCGCCTGTCCCCCGAACGCCGCACCCACGACAACCGCCACGCCGACATCCTCGCCACCGGCGGCGTGCACATCGGCGGGACCGACTTCGACAAGCAACTGAGCTTGCAGGGCCTGATGCCGCTGTTCGGCTATGGCAGCCGGATGAAAAGCGGCGCCTATATGCCCACCAGCCACCACATGAACCTGGCGACCTGGCACACCATCAACGCGGTTTACGCGCAGAAATCCACCTTGGCGCTGAACAGCATGCGCTACGACATCGAAGACACCGGCGGCATCGACCGGCTGTTCAAGTTGATCGAACAGCGTGCCGGCCATTGGCTGGCGATGGAGGTGGAGGAAACCAAGATCCAGCTGACCCACGCCGACCAGCGCCATGTGGCCCTGGACCGGATCGAGCCGGGCTTGAGCGTGGACTTGAGCCGGGCACTGTTCGAATCGGCTATCGACGGCCTGCTGGAGCGGGTTCGCGCCAGCGTCACGCAACTGCTTGATGACGCCAACATCGGCGTCGCTCAGGTCGACACGGTGTTTTTCACCGGTGGTTCCAGCGGCATCCCGGCCCTGCGCAACAGCGTCTCGGCGATGCTGCCCCTGGCGCGGCATGTGGAAGGGAACATCTTCGGGAGTATCGGCAGCGGGTTGGCGATCGAGGCGATGAAGCGCTACGGATAA
- a CDS encoding DnaJ C-terminal domain-containing protein — protein MDFKDYYKILGVEPTADDSTIKAAYRKLARKYHPDVSKEKDAETKFKDVSEAYEALKSADKRAEYDDLRRYGQHGQPFQGPPGWQSRGGFGGQDTGDFSDFFSSIFGNRGPGFGGGQSGRSAGRRGQDVEMELPIFLEETLSSESKKVSFQVPQYNGAGQHVSNTSKSLNVKIPLGVTDGERIRLKGQGAPGIGGGANGDLYLTIRFAPHPKFDVEGQDLIITLPLAPWELALGTEVAVPTLTGKINLKVPAGSQNGQRMRAKGHGLRNKAGERGYLFVQLKAVMPKSSDEAVKALWAELAKKAAFDPRENF, from the coding sequence ATGGACTTCAAAGACTACTACAAGATCCTGGGTGTGGAGCCGACGGCTGACGACAGCACGATCAAGGCCGCCTATCGCAAACTGGCGCGCAAATACCACCCGGATGTCAGCAAGGAAAAGGACGCCGAGACCAAGTTCAAGGATGTCTCCGAGGCCTATGAAGCGCTGAAAAGCGCCGACAAGCGCGCCGAGTACGATGATCTGCGTCGATATGGCCAGCACGGCCAGCCGTTCCAGGGGCCACCGGGCTGGCAGAGCCGTGGTGGTTTCGGCGGCCAGGACACCGGGGATTTTTCGGACTTTTTCAGTTCGATCTTCGGCAATCGCGGGCCAGGATTCGGGGGCGGACAGTCAGGTCGCAGTGCCGGCCGTCGAGGGCAGGACGTGGAAATGGAATTACCGATCTTCCTGGAAGAAACCCTGTCGAGTGAATCGAAGAAGGTCAGCTTCCAGGTGCCGCAGTACAACGGGGCGGGCCAGCACGTCAGCAACACCAGCAAAAGTCTGAACGTGAAGATCCCGCTGGGCGTGACCGACGGCGAGCGGATCCGCCTCAAGGGTCAGGGCGCGCCGGGTATTGGTGGCGGGGCCAATGGCGACTTGTACCTGACCATTCGCTTCGCCCCGCACCCCAAGTTCGATGTCGAAGGCCAGGACCTGATCATCACCCTGCCGCTGGCACCCTGGGAGTTGGCGCTGGGCACCGAGGTGGCCGTCCCCACTCTTACCGGCAAGATCAATCTCAAGGTCCCGGCTGGCAGCCAGAACGGTCAGCGCATGCGCGCCAAGGGTCATGGCCTGCGCAACAAGGCCGGTGAGCGCGGCTACCTGTTCGTTCAACTCAAGGCCGTGATGCCCAAGTCCAGCGACGAGGCGGTCAAGGCATTGTGGGCGGAGCTGGCGAAGAAAGCCGCGTTCGATCCACGGGAGAATTTCTGA
- a CDS encoding chaperone modulator CbpM: protein MNNPIIELNLTEFCEAAALQDVHVIEIVAHGILEPHGSAPTDWRFTDYELVLARRAAKLRRELELEWEGVALALDLLEEVQQLRTENRMLKQRLGRLVE, encoded by the coding sequence ATGAACAACCCGATCATTGAACTGAACCTGACGGAGTTCTGCGAGGCCGCCGCGTTGCAGGATGTCCATGTGATCGAAATCGTCGCCCATGGCATCCTCGAACCCCACGGCTCGGCCCCGACGGACTGGCGTTTCACCGACTACGAACTGGTCCTGGCCCGGCGTGCCGCCAAGCTGCGCCGCGAGCTGGAGCTGGAATGGGAAGGCGTCGCCCTGGCGCTGGACCTGTTGGAGGAAGTGCAGCAACTGCGCACCGAGAACCGCATGCTCAAGCAGCGGTTGGGGCGGTTGGTGGAGTAA